One window from the genome of Candidatus Eisenbacteria bacterium encodes:
- a CDS encoding NAD(P)H-binding protein: MIGVTGASGMLGGLVLDGLLEVVPPGQLVAVVRDPEKAARFASRGVQVRHGDYAEPATLAPAFAGVERLLLVSGTELGHRVEQHRAVIEAAKAAAVELLAYTSVLHADASTLPIAGEHEATEVILRGSGSPWVVLRNGWYIENYTDRLAMPLAHGAFLGAARSGRIAAASRVDYAAAAVAVLTTDGHRGKTYELSGDHAFTMTELAESVSEWVGKPIAYRDLSSASYREALSETGLPKPIVELLVATDLAIARGDLDSRSRDLHGLIGRDTATLRDVLASLPKP; this comes from the coding sequence ATGATCGGCGTCACCGGTGCATCAGGAATGCTCGGCGGCCTCGTACTCGACGGCCTGCTCGAGGTCGTTCCGCCGGGTCAGCTCGTGGCCGTGGTCCGCGATCCCGAGAAAGCGGCGCGATTCGCGTCGCGCGGCGTGCAGGTGCGACACGGCGACTACGCGGAGCCGGCGACGCTCGCGCCGGCGTTCGCCGGAGTCGAGCGCCTGCTCCTCGTATCGGGCACGGAGCTCGGCCACCGCGTCGAGCAGCACCGTGCAGTGATCGAGGCGGCCAAGGCCGCCGCTGTCGAACTCCTTGCGTACACGAGCGTGCTGCACGCCGATGCGAGCACCCTGCCGATCGCCGGCGAGCACGAGGCCACCGAAGTGATCCTCCGCGGCTCGGGCAGCCCGTGGGTCGTCCTCCGCAACGGCTGGTACATCGAGAACTACACGGACCGCCTCGCGATGCCACTTGCCCATGGCGCCTTTCTCGGCGCGGCACGATCGGGGCGCATAGCCGCCGCCTCGCGCGTGGACTACGCAGCGGCGGCGGTCGCGGTCCTCACGACGGACGGGCATCGTGGGAAGACCTACGAGCTCTCCGGCGATCACGCCTTCACGATGACGGAGCTCGCCGAATCGGTCTCGGAGTGGGTGGGCAAGCCGATCGCCTACCGCGATCTCTCGTCCGCGTCGTACCGCGAAGCGCTCTCGGAGACGGGTCTTCCCAAGCCGATCGTCGAGCTTCTGGTCGCCACCGACCTTGCGATCGCGCGCGGCGACCTGGACAGCCGGAGCCGCGACCTCCACGGCCTGATCGGACGCGACACCGCGACGCTGCGCGACGTGCTCGCGAGCCTCCCGAAGCCGTAG